The Pseudomonas solani genome segment GCCGAAGAGCATGTCGAAATCGACGAAGTTGGCGAACACCAGAGTGCGTTCCGGCGCTTGCGCCAAGGCCTGCAAGGTCGCCTCGAACAGCGCCTCGTTGCCGTCGCCCTTGTACAGCCGGCTGATGCCCCGGTGGGCGAAGATGTCGCCGATCTTGCCCACCGCGAATACCTGCCCGCCCGCCTCCACCAGCCGGTCCAGCAGGGTGGGCGCGGGGGGCGGCACGGCGTAGTCACGGCGGTTGCCGGTGCGGCGGAAATCGGCAGCGGAGGTGCCGACGAAGGGCCGCGCGATCACCCGGCCGATGTTCCAGTCATCGCACAGCCCACGGGCGATCTCGCACAGCTGGTAGAGCCGATCCAGGCCGAACGCCTCCTCGTGGGCGGCGATCTGGAACACGCTGTCCGCCGAGGTGTAGCAGATGGGCTTGCCGCTGCGCAGGTGCGCCTCGCCCAGTTCTTCGAGGATGGTGGTGCCCGAGGCGTGGCAGTTGCCGAGGATGCCCGGCAAGCCGGCGCGTTCGATCAGCGCATCCAGCAGCTCGGGCGGAAAGCTCTGCTGTTTCTCGGCGAAGTAGCCCCAGTCGAACAGCACCGGCACCCCGGCCATCTCCCAGTGGCCGGACGGCGTGTCCTTGCCGCTGGACAGCTCGCGGGCATGGCCGTGGGCACCGATGACAGGTGCTTCGGGATCGAAGCCCGGCGCATAGATGCCAGCACTGGCTGCCGCTGCATGGCCCAGCCCCAGGCGCTCCAGGTTGGGCAGATGCAACGGGCCGATGCGCAGAGGGCCATCCGCTTCGCCACGGGCACAGGCTTCGGCGATATGCAGCAGCGTGTTGGCGCCCTGGTCGCCGAAGCGCGTGGCATCCGCCGTGGCACCGATACCGAAGGAGTCGAGGACCAGCAACAAGGCTCTGCCCATGGTCCGCTCCTAGTAACGCTGGCCGATCAGCTCGGCGACCTGTGCCTCGCCATCGCCCAGTTGATAGGCCGCGCGCAAGGCCGCTGCTGCACGCTCGGCGCTGGCGGCATCCCGAGCATGCACCAGCCCCAGCGGCTGCTCGTCTCCGACCCTTTCCCCGGGCAGCGCCAGCGCGCTGAAGCCCACCGCCGGGTCGACCTCGTCCTCCGGGCGCTTGCGACCGCCGCCCAGGGCGACCACCGCGAGGCCGATGGCGCGGGTATCCACCGCCTGGACGATACCGCCGCGCTCGGCATGCACCGGGTGCACCACCGGCGCCCAGGGCAGGTGGCGCCAGGGCTCGCGATGCAGGCCCCGGGGCCGCCCAGGGCATCGACCATCAGGTTGAAGCGTTGCAGTGCCGCGCCGTCGCGCCAGGCCTGCAGCAGGCGCTCGCGGGCCTGGGCGCAGTCCTCCGCCAACCCGGCGGCCACCAGGGTTTCCTCGGCCAGCACCAGGGTCACTTCCCACAGGCGCGGGCTGCGCACCTCGCCCTTGAGCAGGGCCAGCGCCTCTTCCACTTCCAACGCGTTGCCGGCGCTACGGGCCAGCGGCTGGTTCATGTCGGAGATCACCGCGCGGGTGCGCACGCCGGCACCATTGGCCACTGCCACCAGGCTGCGTGCCAGCAGGTCGGCCTGCTGCGGGTCGCTCATGAAGGCGCCATTGCCGCTCTTCACGTCCATGATCAGCACATCGAGCCCGGCGGCGAGCTTCTTCGCCAGGATGGACGCGGTGATCAGGTCCACCGACTCCACCGTGCCGGTGACATCGCGAATGCCGTACAGGCGCTTGTCCGCCGGCGCCAGGTCGGCGGTCTGGCCGATGATGGCGCAGCCCACCTCCGCCACCACCGTGCGCAGGCGCTCGGGGTCGGGGCGGGTGCAGTAGCCGGGGATGCTTTCCAGCTTGTCCAGGGTGCCGCCGGTGTGCCCCAGGCCACGCCCGGAGATCATCGGCACGTAGCAGCCACAGGCCGCCAGCAACGGCGCCAGCACCAGGCTCACCAGGTCGCCCACACCACCGGTGGAGTGCTTGTCCACCACCGGGCCGGGCAGCTTCCATTCCAGCACCTGGCCGGAGTCGCGCATGGCGGTGGTCAGGGCGATGCGCTCATCCAGGCTCATGCCCTTGAGCAGCACCGCCATGGCGAAGGCGGCCACCTGGCCCTCGCTGAGGCTGGAATCGCTGATGCCTTCGACGAAGCGGCGGATGTCCTCACCCGCCAGCTCCAGCCCATCGCGCTTGCGACGGATCACTTCCTGCGCCAGCCACATATCAGTAGCCCTCCGATACAACGGCATCGGCCTGGCCAAGCACCCGCAGCAGGTCGCCGAGCAGGCTGGAGGCACCGAGGCGCAGGTGACGGGCATCGATCCAGTCCAGGCCCAGCTCAGCGGCCGCCAGTTCGATATAGCGGCGCGCATCGGCCAAGGTACGAATCCCCCCTGCCGGCTTGAAGCCCACCCGGCCGCCCATCTCGCGGATCACATCGAGCATCAGCGCTGCGGCCTCGGGCGTGGCGTTGACCGCCACCTTGCCGGTGCTGGTCTTGATGAAGTCAGCACCGGCGGCGATGGCGTCGCGGCTGGCCTGGCGGATCAGCTCCGGGTCGGCCAGTTCGCCGGTTTCGAGTATCACCTTGAGCAGCACCCGCTCCCCGCACGCGGCCTTGCAGGCGGCGACCATCTCGCGGCCACGCTCGGCATCGCCAGCCAGCAGCGCGCGATAGGGGTAGACCAGGTCCACTTCATCCACGCCATCGACCACCGCCGCAGCGGTCTCGCGCACGGCGGCGGCGATGTCGTCGGCGCCCTGGGGGAAGTTGGTCACGGTGGCGATACGCAGGTCGCCGGCACCCAGTTTCTCCAGGGTCCGTCGGGCGAAGCCGATGAAGCGCGGGTAGATGCACAGCGCCGCCACTCGGCCCTCAGGGGTCAGTGCGCGCTGGCAGAGGGCGGCGATGGCGGTCTCGTCGTCATCGTCGTTGAGCGAAGTCAGGTCCAGCAGGCCGATGGCCAACCGGGCCAGTTCGGTATCCGTCAATTGAGTCATTCAGAACATTCCCCAGGGATGCGCCATGAGCCGGCATCCCGTTGCAGTGATTCAGAGCGAAACGAACAGTCCGGCCAAAGCCGCACTCATCAGGTTAGCCAGGGTGCCGGCGATCATCGCGCGCACCCCGAGCCGGGCGAGGTCCTTGCGGCGGTTGGGCGCCATCACCCCCATGCCGCCCAGCAGGATGCCGATGGAGGACAGGTTGGCGAAGCCGCACAGGGCGAAGGTGACGATCACCTGGGTGTGGGCGCTGAGCACCTCGACACCGGCGGCCGACGCCTGGATCGGATTGATGTAGCGGGCGAAGTCGACATAGGCGACGAACTCGTTG includes the following:
- a CDS encoding phosphopentomutase — translated: MGRALLLVLDSFGIGATADATRFGDQGANTLLHIAEACARGEADGPLRIGPLHLPNLERLGLGHAAAASAGIYAPGFDPEAPVIGAHGHARELSSGKDTPSGHWEMAGVPVLFDWGYFAEKQQSFPPELLDALIERAGLPGILGNCHASGTTILEELGEAHLRSGKPICYTSADSVFQIAAHEEAFGLDRLYQLCEIARGLCDDWNIGRVIARPFVGTSAADFRRTGNRRDYAVPPPAPTLLDRLVEAGGQVFAVGKIGDIFAHRGISRLYKGDGNEALFEATLQALAQAPERTLVFANFVDFDMLFGHRRDIAGYALALEAFDRRLPELLAAMGEGDVLMLAADHGCDPSWPGSDHTREHIPVLAFGAGITPGSLGERGSFADIGQSLATFFELPACEHGESFIHPESGNL
- the deoC gene encoding deoxyribose-phosphate aldolase, encoding MTQLTDTELARLAIGLLDLTSLNDDDDETAIAALCQRALTPEGRVAALCIYPRFIGFARRTLEKLGAGDLRIATVTNFPQGADDIAAAVRETAAAVVDGVDEVDLVYPYRALLAGDAERGREMVAACKAACGERVLLKVILETGELADPELIRQASRDAIAAGADFIKTSTGKVAVNATPEAAALMLDVIREMGGRVGFKPAGGIRTLADARRYIELAAAELGLDWIDARHLRLGASSLLGDLLRVLGQADAVVSEGY